The following proteins are co-located in the Poecile atricapillus isolate bPoeAtr1 chromosome 20, bPoeAtr1.hap1, whole genome shotgun sequence genome:
- the ABCA2 gene encoding ATP-binding cassette sub-family A member 2 isoform X1, with translation MGFLHQLHLLLWKNVTLKRRSPWVLAFEIFIPLVLFFILLGLRQKKPTIPVKEAFYTAAPLTSAGILPVMQSLCPDGQRDEFGFLQYSNSTVTQILEHLSEAVEQSSLFDPQHPGLEEELESLRRHLEALSSPEPSSMETHFSSQTGPSFTLAWAAKDQGELRRFLMQNLSLPNSTAELLLGSSIDLREVYWQFFDSFPLVPDETHKRDLWDGKKMTQLEKSFPSGWRSLQEGLVHRVLQDPVAAPHQPALLRMLSRALGLTSTAVAPAMSDSPQAFVTEMESVLFTGPVLEQLTCEQHPGGLHRLLRVSPRQQPLLVAYRALACNGSRVTRQERFAQLASKLQEQVDTPKIVSRLKLEEVNSTATQHRLRALLEDLVEMEKVLRDMDILSALAKLLPRGACVSKAPPPTANSTSWASTNVTTGNATAEEEESTGEGPSSIDNPQGQFSAFVQLWAGLQPILCGNNRTIEPEALKQGNMSSLGFTSKEQRNLGLLVHLMTSNPKILYAPVGTEVDKVILKANETFAFVGNVTHYAKAWLNISPEIRAYLEEGRLQRRIHWLQQLTADLHKHPEILNDSDSDVLHNFLNGSFSLPNASILLQQLDTIDNAACGWIRFMAKVSVDIFKGFPDEESIVNYTLNQAYQDNVTVFASVIFQTNRDGSLPPHVMYKIRQNSSFTEKTNEIRRAYWRPGPNTGGRFYFLYGFVWIQDMMERALINTFVGHDVVEPGNYVQMFPYPCYTRDDFLFVIEHMMPLCMVISWVYSVAMMIQHIVTEKEHRLKEVMKMMGLNNAVHWVAWFITGFVQLSISVTALTAILKYGKVLMHSDVLIIWLFLAIYAVATIMFCFLVSVLYSKAKLASACGGIIYFLSYVPYMYVAIREEVAHDKITAFEKCIASLMSTTAFGLGSKYFALYEVAGVGIQWHTFSQSPVEGDDFNLLLSMMMLVVDAMVYGVLTWYIEAVHPGMFGLPRPWYFPFQKSYWLGNGRVETWEWTWPWSRTTRLSIMEEDQACAMESRRLAEETRGIEEEPTHLPLVVCIDKLTKVYKTDKKLALNKLSLNLYENQVVSFLGHNGAGKTTTMSILTGLFPPTSGSATIYGHDIRTEMDKIRKNLGMCPQHNVLFDRLTVEEHLWFYSQLKSMAEEEIRKEMDKMIEDLELSNKRHCQVQTLSGGMKRKLSVAIAFVGGSRAVILDEPTAGVDPYARRAIWDLILKYKPGRTILLSTHHMDEADLLGDRIAIISHGKLKCCGSPLFLKSTYGDGYKLTVVKKQSDTRNGTDPGQPHSPLGHSSVSPCSEPRVSQFIKKYVASCLLISDTNTELSYILPSEAVKKGCFERLFQHLEQSLEELDLTSFGLMDTTLEEVFLKVSEEDQSLENSDVDMKESKDALQPPASELSPKSEANGEPLVEAAMPEKPEVELSNLVTCSKLAQSQASLRSASSVGSVRGDEGGAYSEFFGDYAPLFDNRQDPDNISLQEQEAEVEAEDCDLAGQGSFKLEGSWLKLRQFHGLIVKRFHCAKRNTKALFSQILLPAFFVCVAMTVALSVPEIGDLPPLILSPSQYHNYTQPKGNFIPYANEERHEYRIRLSPDASPQQLVNTFHLPSGVGATCVLKTPFNNTLDQPMQTLNLNSNESKMLAAKYFDAMCIDSFTQGLPLSNFVPPPPSPAPSDYPVSVDEDLLHAWNSTTFSTVKGTVTSAPALPRIIHEPIKCTCSMQGTGFSCPSGVGGHPPQMKVVTGDILTDITGRNVSEYLLYTSDRFRLHRYGALTFGNVQKSIPASFGARAPATVRKIAVRRTAQVFYNNKGYHSMPTYLNALNNAILRANLPKSKGNPAAYGITVTNHPMNKTSASLSLDYLLQGTDVVIAIFIIVAMSFVPASFVVFLVAEKATKAKHLQFVSGCDPVIYWLANYMWDMLNYLVPATCCIIILFVFDLPAYTSPTNFPAVLSLFLLYGWSITPIMYPASFWFEVPSSAYVFLIVINLFIGITATVATFLLQLFEHDKDLKVVNSYLKSCFLVFPNYNLGHGLMEMAYNEYINEYYAKIGQFDKMKSPFEWDIVTRGLVAMTIEGFVGFFITIMCQYNFFRKPQRLPVSTKPIEDDVDVANERHRVLRGDADNDMLKIENLTKVYKSRKIGRILAVDRLCVGVRPGECFGLLGVNGAGKTTTFKMLTGDESTTGGEAFINGHSILKELLQVQQSLGYCPQFDALFDELTAQEHLELYTRLRGIPWKDEERVVKWALKKLELTKYADKPASTYSGGNKRKLSTAIALIGYPAFIFLDEPTTGMDPKARRFLWNLILDVIKTGRSVVLTSHSMEECEALCTRLAIMVNGRLKCLGSIQHLKNRFGDGYMITVRTKSSLNVKEVVRFFNRNFPEAVLKERHHTKAQYQLKSDQISLAQVFSKMEQVVDVLGIEDYSVSQTTLDNVFVNFAKKQSDNLEQQETSPSCVLQSPLERVLSLLRPRTVPTELRALVVEEQEDLETDDEGLISFEEERAQLSFNTDTLC, from the exons CTTTCTACACGGCGGCCCCACTCACGTCAGCCGGGATCCTGCCAGTCATGCAGTCCCTGTGCCCTGACGGCCAGCGTGATGAGTTTGGCTTCCTGCAGTACTCCAACTCCAC ggtgacacagaTTCTGGAGCACCTCAGCGAGGCAGTAGAGCAAAGCAGCCTCTTCGACCCACAGCACCCAGGActggaggaggagctggagtcGCTGCGCCGGCACCTGGAGGCCCTcagcagccctgagcccagctccatggagacccaCTTCAGCAGCCAAACAG GACCCAGCTTCACACTGGCATGGGCAGCCAAAGACCAGGGTGAGCTGCGGCGCTTCCTGATGCAGAATCTGTCCCTCCCCaacagcacagctgagctgctcctgggctcCAGTATTGACCTGCGGGAG GTGTACTGGCAGTTTTTTGATTCCTTTCCTTTGGTACCTGATGAGACCCATAAGCGAGACCTGTGGGATGGCAAGAAGATGACACAGCTGGAG AAGAGCTTCCCCAGTGGCTGGAGGAGCCTGCAGGAAGGGCTGGTTCACAGGGTGCTGCAGGACCCAGTGgcagccccacaccagccagCACTGCTCCGCATGCTCTCCCGGGCTCTGGGCctcaccagcactgctgtggcACCTGCCATGTCTGATAGCCCCCAAGCCTTCGTCACCGAGATGGAG AGTGTCCTCTTCACCGGGCCAGTGCTGGAACAGCTGACATGTGAGCAGCACCCAGGGGGACTGCACCGCCTCCTGCGTGTGTCTCCCAGGCAGCAGCCGCTGCTGGTGGCATACCGGGCACTGGCCTGCAATGGCAGCCGAGTCACCCGCCAGGAGCGCTTTGCCCAGCTGGCCTCTAAGCTCCAGGAGCAGGTGGACACCCCCAAGATCGTCAGCAGG CTGAAGCTGGAGGAAGTGAACAGCACAGCCACCCAGCACCGCCTCCGGGCCCTCCTTGAGGACCTGGTGGAGATGGAGAAGGTTCTCCGGGATATGGACATCCTCTCAGCACTGGCTAAGCTGCTGCCCAGGGGAGCCTGTGTCAGCAAGGCCCCGCCACCCACGGCCAACAGCACCAGCTGGGCCAGCACCAATGTCACAACTGGCAATGCCacggcagaggaggaggagagcacTGGGGAGGGCCCATCCAGTATCGACAACCCCCAGGGACAGTTTTCAGCATTTGTGCAGCTCTGGGCGGGGCTGCAGCCCATCCTCTGTGGCAACAACCG GACCATCGAGCCTGAGGCATTGAAGCAGGGCAACATGAGCTCGCTGGGCTTCACCAGCAAGGAGCAGCGGAACTTGGGCCTCCTTGTGCACCTGATGACCAgcaaccccaaaatcctgtaTGCACCTGTGGGCACCGAAGTTGACAAGGTCATCCTGAAG GCCAATGAGACCTTTGCCTTTGTGGGCAACGTCACCCACTACGCCAAGGCATGGCTGAACATCTCCCCTGAGATCCGAGCCTACCTGGAGGAGGGCAGGCTGCAGAGGCGCATCCACTGGCTCCAGCAG TTGACTGCTGACCTCCACAAGCACCCAGAGATCCTGAATGACTCCGACAGTGATGTTCTCCACAACTTTCTCAATGGTAGCTTCTCCCTGCCCAATGCCAgcatcctgctccagcagctggatACCATTGACAATGCTGCCTGTGGCTGGATCCGCTTCATGGCCAAG GTCAGCGTGGACATCTTCAAAGGCTTCCCAGATGAGGAGAGCATTGTTAACTACACGCTGAACCAGGCCTACCAGGACAATGTCACGGTCTTTGCCA GCGTCATCTTCCAGACCAACAGGGATGGCTCATTGCCCCCCCATGTTATGTACAAGATCCGTCAGAATTCCAGCTTCACAGAGAAGACCAACGAGATCCGGCGGGCATACTGGCGGCCTGGCCCCAACACTGGCGGCCGCTTCTACTTTCTCTATGGCTTCGTCTGGATCCAGG ACATGATGGAGCGTGCTCTCATCAACACATTTGTTGGCCATGACGTGGTGGAGCCTGGCAACTATGTACAGATGTTCCCATACCCGTGTTATACCCGGGATGA CTTTCTCTTTGTCATCGAGCACATGATGCCCCTATGCATGGTGATCTCCTGGGTCTACTCTGTGGCCATGATGATCCAGCACATTGTGACAGAGAAGGAGCATCGCCTGAAGGAG GTGATGAAGATGATGGGCCTGAACAATGCAGTGCACTGGGTGGCTTGGTTCATCACTGGCTTTGTGCAGCTTTCCATCTCGGTCACAGCACTCACTGCCATTCTCAAGTACGGCAAGGTCCTGATGCACAGCGACGTCCTCATCATATGGCTCTTCCTTGCCATCTATGCTGTGGCCACCATCATGTTCTG CTTTCTGGTATCGGTGCTCTACTCCAAGGCCAAGCTGGCCTCTGCCTGTGGCGGCATCATCTACTTTCTCAGCTATGTGCCCTACATGTATGTGGCCATCCgggaggaggtggcacatgaCAAGATCACAGCCTTTGAGAAGTGCATTGCG TCCCTCATGTCCACCACAGCCTTTGGGTTGGGCTCCAAGTACTTTGCGCTGTATGAGGTGGCTGGCGTGGGTATCCAGTGGCACACCTTCAGCCAGTCACCCGTGGAAGGCGATGACTTCAACCTCCTGCTTTCCATGATGATGCTCGTCGTGGATGCCATGGTGTATGGGGTGCTCACGTGGTACATCGAGGCCGTGCACCCGG GCATGTTCGGCCTGCCACGGCCCTGGTACTTCCCTTTCCAGAAGTCTTACTGGCTGGGCAATGGGCGTGTGGAGACCTGGGAGTGGACCTGGCCATGGTCACGCACCACCCGCCTCAGCATCATGGAGGAGGATCAGGCCTGTGCCATGGAGAGCCGGAGGCTGG CAGAGGAGACAAGGGGCATCGAGGAGGAGCCGACCCACCTCCCATTGGTTGTCTGCATCGACAAGCTCACCAAAGTCTACAAGACAGACAAGAAGCTGGCACTAAACAAGCTGAGCCTCAACCTCTACGAGAACCAGGTTGTGTCCTTCCTGGGGCACAATGGTGCAGGCAAGACTACCACCAT GTCCATCCTCACTGGCTTGTTCCCTCCAACATCGGGCTCTGCTACCATCTATGGCCATGATATCCGTACAGAGATGGACAAGATCCGAAAGAACCTGGGCATGTGTCCCCAGCACAATGTGCTCTTTGACAGGCTGACGGTGGAGGAGCATCTCTGGTTCTACTCGCAGCTCAAGAGCATGGCAGAGGAGGAGATCCGCAAGGAGATGGACAA gatgATTGAGGATCTGGAACTCTCCAACAAACGGCACTGCCAGGTGCAGACTCTCTCGGGTGGCATGAAGAGGAAGCTGTCAGTGGCCATTGCCTTTGTGGGTGGGTCGCGGGCTGTTATCTTGGACGAACCCACAGCTGGTGTGGACCCATATGCCCGAAGGGCCATCTGGGACCTCATCCTCAAGTACAAGCcag GGAGGACCATCTTGCTCTCCACACACCACATGGATGAGGCTGACCTGCTGGGGGACCGCATTGCCATCATCTCCCATGGCAAGCTCAAGTGCTGTGGTTCCCCGTTGTTCCTCAAGAGCACCTATGGTGACGGCTACAAGCTGACAGTGGTGAAGAAGCAGTCGGACACCAGGAATGGCACAG ATCCAGGCCAGCCACACAGCCCCCTGGGCCACTCATCTGTCAGCCCCTGCTCTGAGCCTCGTGTCTCCCAGTTCATCAAGAAGTACGTGGCCTCCTGCCTCCTCATCTCAGACACCAACACAGAGCTCTCCTACATCCTGCCCAGTGAGGCTGTCAAGAAAGGCTGCTTTGAGAGGCTCTTCCAG CActtggagcagagcctggaagAGCTGGACCTCACCAGTTTTGGGCTGATGGACACCACACTGGAGGAGGTTTTCCTGAAGGTGTCTGAGGAGGACCAGTCTCTGGAAAACAGTGACGTGG acaTGAAGGAATCCAAGGATGCCCTGCAGCCACCCGCCTCTGAGCTGAGCCCAAAGTCTGAAGCCAACGGAGAGCCTCTGGTCGAAGCAGCCATGCCAGAGAAGCCCGAGGTGGAGCTCAGCAACCTGGTGACGTGCTCCAAGCTGGCGCAGTCGCAGGCATCCCTGCGCTCAGCGTCCTCGGTGGGCTCCGTGCGCGGCGATGAAGGTGGGGCTTATTCCGAATTCTTTGGGGATTACGCGCCCCTGTTCGATAACCGGCAGGACCCCGATAACATCAGTCTGCAAG AGCAAGAAGCAGAGGTGGAAGCAGAGGATTGTGACCTGGCAGGTCAGGGGAGCTTCAAGCTGGAAGGCTCATGGCTGAAGCTGCGCCAGTTCCATGGGCTGATAGTCAAACGCTTCCACTGCGCCAAGCGCAACACCAAGGCCCTCTTCTCACAGATCCTCCTGCCCGCCTTTTTCGTCTGTGTGGCCATGACTGTGGCGCTCTCCGTGCCTGAAATAG gtgaTCTGCCACCCCTCATCCTCTCGCCATCCCAGTACCACAACTACACCCAGCCCAAGGGCAACTTCATTCCATACGCCAACGAGGAACGGCATGAGTACCG CATTAGGCTGTCTCCCGATGCCAGCCCTCAGCAGCTGGTGAACACTTTCCATCTGCCCTCTGGTGTGGGGGCCACCTGCGTGTTAAAGACACCCTTCAACAACACGCTGGACCAGCCCATGCAGACCCTCAACCTCAACAGCAATGAGTCCAAAATGCTGGCAGCCAAGTACTTTGATGCCATGTGCATCGACTCCTTCACCCAGGGCCTTCCACTTTCCAACTTTGTGCCGCCACCTCCATCCCCGGCTCCCTCTGACTACCCCGTGTCAGTGGATGAGGACCTGCTCCATGCCTGGAACTCCACAACCTTCTCCACTGTTAAAG GGACTGTGacctcagcccctgccctgccccgcaTCATCCATGAGCCCATCAAGTGCACGTGCTCCATGCAGGGGACCGGCTTCTCCTGTCCTAGTGGCGTGGGGGGCCATCCCCCGCAGATGAAGGTGGTGACAGGGGACATCCTGACAGACATCACAGGGCGCAACGTCTCCGAGTATCTGCTCTACACCTCGGACCGCTTCCGGCTGCACAG GTATGGGGCACTTACATTTGGAAATGTCCAGAAATCCATCCCGGCCTCCTTCGGAGCCAGGGCTCCGGCCACAGTGCGCAAGATTGCTGTGCGGAGAACGGCCCAG gtCTTCTACAACAACAAAGGCTACCACAGCATGCCCACATACCTCAATGCCCTCAACAACGCCATCCTGAGAGCCAACCTGCCCAAGAGCAAGGGCAACCCTGCTGCCTATG GCATCACAGTCACCAATCACCCCATGAACAAAACGAGTGCCAGCCTGTCCCTGGATTACCT CCTGCAAGGCACAGATGTGGTGATCGCCATCTTCATCATTGTGGCCATGTCCTTTGTCCCAGCCAGCTTTGTCGTATTCCTGGTGGCCGAAAAGGCCACCAAGGCCAAACACTTGCAGTTTGTGAGTGGCTGTGACCCTGTCATCTACTGGTTGGCCAACTACATGTGGGACATG ctaAACTACCTGGTGCCAGCCACATGCTGCATCATCATCCTGTTTGTGTTTGACCTCCCAGCATATACCTCTCCCACCAACttccctgctgtcctctccCTCTTCCTGCTTTATGG CTGGTCCATCACCCCTATTATGTACCCAGCCTCCTTCTGGTTTGAGGTGCCCAGCTCCGCTTATGTCTTCCTTATCGTCATCAACCTCTTCATTGGCATCACAGCCACTGTCGCCAcgttcctgctgcagctctttgAGCACGACAAG GACTTGAAGGTGGTGAACAGCTACCTGAAGAGCTGCTTCCTTGTGTTCCCTAACTACAACCTGGGCCATGGCCTGATGGAGATGGCCTACAATGAATACATCAATGAGTACTATGCCAAGATTG GGCAGTTTGATAAAATGAAATCACCCTTTGAATGGGACATCGTGACACGGGGGCTTGTTGCCATGACAATTGAAGGCTTTGTTGGCTTCTTCATCACCATCATGTGCCAGTACAACTTCTTCCGGAAGCCCCA GCGCCTGCCTGTCTCCACTAAACCCATCGAAGATGACGTTGATGTGGCCAATGAGAGGCACCGGGTCCTGCGTGGTGATGCCGACAATGACATGCTAAAGATCGAGAACCTAACAAAG GTGTACAAGTCTCGTAAGATTGGGCGCATCCTGGCTGTGGACCGGCTGTGTGTGGGTGTGCGCCCTGGGGAATGCTTTGGGCTGCTGGGTGTCAACGGTGCAGGCAAGACCACAACATTCAAGATGCTGACAGGGGATGAGAGCACCACAGGTGGAGAGGCCTTCATTAACGGACACAG CATCCTGAAGGAGCTCCTGCAGGTCCAGCAGAGCTTGGGCTACTGCCCCCAGTTCGACGCGCTCTTTGATGAACTGACGGCccaggagcacctggagctCTACACCCGCCTGCGTGGCATCCCCTGGAAAGATGAGGAGCGG GTGGTCAAGTGGGCACTGAAGAAGCTGGAGTTGACCAAGTACGCAGACAAGCCTGCCAGCACCTACAGCGGGGGCAACAAGAGGAAGCTATCCACAGCCATCGCACTCATCGGATACCCAGCCTTCATCTTCCTG GATGAGCCAACCACAGGGATGGACCCCAAGGCACGGCGCTTCCTCTGGAACCTCATCCTGGATGTCATCAAAACTGGTCGCTCCGTGGTGCTCACGTCTCACAG CATGGAGGAGTGTGAGGCCCTCTGCACCCGCCTGGCCATCATGGTGAATGGGCGGCTCAAGTGTCTCGGCAGCATTCAGCACCTGAAGAACAG GTTTGGTGATGGCTACATGATCACAGTGCGCACCAAGTCCAGCCTCAATGTCAAGGAGGTGGTGAGGTTCTTCAACCGTAACTTCCCTGAGGCTGTCCTCAAG GAGCGTCATCACACCAAGGCCCAGTACCAGCTGAAGTCGGACCAGATCTCACTGGCACAGGTCTTCAGCAAGATGGAGCAGGTGGTGGATGTGCTGGGCATTGAAGACTACTCTGTTAGCCAAACCACACTGGACAAT gTGTTTGTGAATTTTGCCAAGAAGCAAAGCGAcaacctggagcagcaggagactagccccagctgtgtcctgcagtCACCCCTGGAGCGCGTGCTGAGCCTGCTGCGGCCCCGCACTGTCCCCACTGAGCTGCGGGCCCTTGtggtggaggagcaggaggaccTGGAGACTGATGACGAAGGCCTCATCAGCTTTGAGGAGGAGAGG GCTCAACTCTCCTTCAACACGGATACGCTGTGCTGA